A section of the Deltaproteobacteria bacterium genome encodes:
- a CDS encoding TraR/DksA C4-type zinc finger protein: protein MADVMSQTDMENLRETLMRRREEIFKLREGFDTSWKELQEKEVELEETAEKRQLSLGLEQLDEQEAREIEAIDTALRRMETGDYGVCRVCGKPISPRRLNALPWTQHCTRCAKTRKEGLDMSVSPETGETGLPSDFEGMSDDELKTLINEKLKDDGSIELEDLQIDVDKGVVRMEGSLPSEASHEILMEILQDTLGFHELEDHVRIEGISRQREDRDRPADLKKTEEEELLQGEDINEEVFHSSKSGKPVSPPDEFIPENVR from the coding sequence ATGGCAGATGTCATGAGCCAGACGGATATGGAAAACTTAAGAGAGACCCTCATGAGGAGACGCGAAGAAATCTTCAAACTTCGAGAAGGTTTTGACACCTCCTGGAAAGAACTGCAGGAAAAAGAAGTAGAGCTTGAGGAGACTGCTGAAAAGAGACAATTATCCCTGGGCCTCGAGCAACTGGATGAGCAGGAGGCGCGGGAAATCGAGGCCATCGATACGGCCCTGCGCCGGATGGAGACCGGCGATTACGGGGTATGCCGGGTCTGCGGAAAGCCCATCTCACCAAGGCGCCTGAACGCCTTGCCATGGACGCAGCACTGTACCCGGTGTGCAAAGACGCGGAAAGAAGGGTTAGACATGTCGGTTTCCCCCGAGACAGGTGAGACCGGGCTGCCGTCGGATTTTGAAGGGATGTCCGATGATGAACTGAAAACGCTCATCAATGAAAAACTGAAGGATGACGGCAGTATTGAGCTGGAAGATCTTCAAATCGATGTGGACAAAGGTGTGGTTCGCATGGAGGGTTCCCTGCCCAGTGAAGCATCCCATGAAATCCTGATGGAAATACTTCAGGACACCCTGGGGTTTCACGAACTTGAGGACCACGTGCGGATTGAAGGTATCTCCCGGCAAAGGGAGGATCGCGATCGTCCGGCAGACCTGAAAAAAACAGAAGAGGAGGAACTGCTGCAGGGCGAGGACATTAATGAAGAAGTGTTTCATTCGAGCAAATCCGGAAAGCCTGTCAGCCCTCCGGATGAGTTCATACCGGAAAACGTGCGATGA
- a CDS encoding bifunctional acetate--CoA ligase family protein/GNAT family N-acetyltransferase — MGLFNLDKIFKPESVAVIGASPSQGSIGFALMENLTGGGYEGRIVPVNPKHSEIMGIKTYPALSMAKQDVDLAIIATPIATVPEIVKECVETGVGGAIIISAGGRETGPEGLELEKEIDREARKGGLRIIGPNCMGIIRPDRNLNASFAAHMVPKGNLAFISQSGAICSAMLDLSLKEHMGFRYFVSIGAMLDVDFGDLIDYLGMDPEVKSILLYIESLTHFRKFMSAARAVSRVKPIVILKAGKGKAGARAAASHTGAMAGEDTVYEAAFKRAGAVRVDTLQDFFDCAELLAKQPLPSGRRLVVITNSGGPGVMAADAIEEYGLELSPLSRETMNGLNKILPPHWSHGNPIDILGDATAERYEKAAECCFKAGEIDGMLVIVNPQAMTNPTEVARTLGKGLQKRSFQVFTALMGGADVEEGRHVLNRAGIPTYDTPERAIRSFMFLDKYARNLKLLQEIPSKLLRDVAADEDSAREVIGKALEKGECLLTETESKRLLSSYGIPVNRTETAGSPEAAVGLASEIGYPVVMKVLSPDISHKTEAGGVLTDLGSDQEVREAYEKIMNSAHAYDPEAEILGVTLQSMIKNPDVELLVGAVKDPNFGPVIVFGLGGIFAEVLGDREMGLPPLNRTLARRLMEPTKAFTLLNGFRNIPPADMSLLEKLIVCLSHLLVDFPEIAELDMNPVIVKDGKPYAVDARVLIKKSDTPSPLHLVISPYPEQYEFQEVTSGGVEIFIRPIRPEDASLLLDLFDNMSMKSRYQRFFIPMKSLSNDLLIQLTQIDYDRHIALVALRREAGEDEMLGVARAIAGPDNEEAEFSVAVGDAWQGKGIGRKLLRTCLRVGKEYGIKTLYGTVLAENTQMLGLAREFGFKVTRGKGGNEYQLFIDLEQYQESATE, encoded by the coding sequence ATGGGACTTTTCAATCTTGATAAAATATTCAAACCGGAATCCGTGGCGGTAATAGGGGCAAGCCCCAGTCAGGGGAGCATCGGCTTCGCCCTAATGGAAAATCTGACCGGGGGCGGATACGAGGGCCGGATCGTCCCGGTAAACCCCAAGCATTCCGAGATCATGGGCATCAAAACATACCCCGCCCTCTCCATGGCAAAACAGGATGTGGACCTTGCAATCATCGCAACACCGATCGCCACGGTGCCGGAAATTGTCAAGGAGTGCGTGGAAACGGGGGTCGGGGGCGCCATTATTATTTCCGCCGGCGGGAGGGAGACCGGACCGGAAGGTCTCGAGTTGGAGAAGGAAATTGACAGAGAGGCCAGAAAAGGCGGGCTTCGGATTATCGGCCCCAACTGCATGGGCATCATACGTCCGGATCGGAACCTGAACGCCAGTTTTGCCGCTCACATGGTGCCAAAAGGGAACCTTGCCTTTATTTCCCAGAGCGGCGCCATCTGCTCCGCCATGCTCGATCTCTCTTTGAAAGAGCACATGGGGTTCAGATATTTCGTGAGCATCGGCGCCATGCTGGATGTGGATTTCGGAGATTTGATCGATTATCTGGGAATGGATCCTGAAGTAAAAAGTATTCTCCTCTACATCGAAAGCCTGACCCATTTTCGCAAATTCATGAGTGCGGCGCGTGCGGTGTCGCGTGTAAAACCGATCGTGATTCTGAAAGCCGGAAAAGGAAAGGCAGGGGCCCGGGCCGCAGCATCCCATACCGGCGCCATGGCCGGAGAGGATACGGTGTACGAGGCGGCATTTAAACGGGCGGGAGCGGTGAGGGTCGATACCCTGCAGGATTTCTTCGACTGCGCAGAGTTGCTGGCCAAACAGCCCCTCCCTTCGGGACGACGGTTGGTGGTGATTACAAATTCAGGCGGTCCGGGCGTAATGGCAGCAGATGCCATAGAAGAATATGGACTGGAACTCAGCCCTTTGAGCCGGGAAACCATGAACGGGCTCAATAAAATCCTGCCGCCCCACTGGAGTCACGGAAATCCCATCGATATCCTGGGGGATGCTACGGCCGAGCGGTATGAAAAGGCGGCCGAATGCTGCTTCAAGGCCGGGGAGATCGACGGCATGCTCGTCATTGTCAATCCTCAGGCCATGACCAATCCCACCGAGGTGGCCCGGACCCTGGGAAAGGGCCTGCAAAAGAGATCTTTCCAGGTATTTACCGCCCTCATGGGGGGCGCGGACGTGGAGGAGGGGAGGCATGTCCTTAACAGGGCGGGCATTCCCACATATGATACCCCGGAACGTGCCATCCGTTCTTTCATGTTTCTCGACAAATATGCACGGAACCTGAAACTGCTTCAGGAGATCCCCTCCAAACTTTTACGAGATGTTGCTGCGGACGAAGATTCCGCCAGGGAGGTGATCGGGAAAGCGCTGGAAAAGGGGGAATGCCTTCTCACGGAAACCGAATCCAAACGGCTCCTCTCTTCCTACGGGATCCCGGTCAACCGGACGGAGACGGCGGGATCACCGGAGGCGGCCGTCGGTTTGGCCTCAGAAATAGGATATCCCGTGGTGATGAAGGTGCTCTCTCCGGATATCTCTCACAAAACCGAAGCCGGAGGGGTGTTGACGGATCTTGGAAGCGACCAGGAAGTCCGCGAGGCCTATGAAAAGATCATGAACAGTGCCCATGCATACGATCCTGAGGCCGAGATTCTGGGTGTGACGCTCCAGTCCATGATAAAAAATCCCGATGTGGAGCTTCTGGTGGGCGCGGTCAAGGACCCGAATTTCGGGCCGGTGATCGTCTTCGGTCTGGGGGGCATCTTTGCCGAAGTCCTCGGCGACAGGGAGATGGGATTGCCGCCGCTGAACCGGACACTTGCGCGAAGGCTCATGGAACCTACAAAGGCCTTTACCCTTCTCAACGGATTTCGCAACATCCCCCCGGCCGACATGTCCCTCCTCGAAAAGTTGATCGTCTGTCTTTCTCATCTTTTGGTGGATTTTCCGGAGATTGCGGAGTTGGACATGAATCCGGTAATTGTAAAGGATGGAAAGCCCTATGCTGTGGACGCCCGGGTTCTGATAAAAAAATCCGATACGCCTTCCCCCCTCCACCTGGTGATCAGCCCCTACCCTGAACAGTATGAATTCCAGGAGGTAACCTCCGGGGGCGTGGAGATCTTTATTCGACCCATCAGACCCGAAGATGCCTCCCTCCTCTTGGATCTCTTCGACAACATGTCCATGAAAAGCCGGTATCAGCGCTTTTTCATACCGATGAAATCCCTGTCCAATGATCTCCTGATTCAACTGACCCAGATCGATTACGATCGTCATATCGCCCTGGTGGCATTACGTCGGGAAGCGGGGGAAGATGAAATGCTGGGAGTGGCCCGGGCAATCGCCGGTCCGGATAATGAGGAAGCGGAATTTTCCGTGGCGGTGGGAGATGCCTGGCAGGGAAAAGGGATCGGCAGGAAACTTCTCCGGACGTGCCTTCGCGTGGGAAAGGAATACGGGATCAAAACCCTTTATGGGACTGTTCTTGCAGAAAACACCCAGATGCTGGGACTGGCCCGGGAATTCGGGTTTAAGGTGACCAGGGGCAAAGGCGGCAATGAATATCAGCTGTTTATCGACCTGGAGCAGTATCAGGAATCGGCCACTGAGTAA
- a CDS encoding cation-transporting P-type ATPase — MTNNSEHSLKAPWASPWEEVAEALRVSADKGLGPAEVKKRRSRAGPNLLKTTPKKSAWVILWNQGKNPIVALLVLAAGLSFSFGRLLEGVSIAIAIVINGLIGFFTELKAVRSMEALHRMGHATAKVLREGELREIPGRDLVPGDIAHLEAGDVVSADLRLFEASRLQTNESSLTGESMAISKEISQLEKDTPLAERRNMVFKGTAVTIGSGRGIVTATGMQTELGSIASMAQEAEEELTPLEKRLNSLAYRLIWITLAIAALLIVTGLIAQREILLIIETSIALAVAAIPEGLPIVATVALARGMWRMSRRNALINRLSAVETLGATNIICTDKTGTLTENRMTLSQLLLPSKHRNEIEEIEIRGTAGEDFRFLSGDQEVDPSDDTVLREALQVGVLCNNADLGRQSSGENGDGVGDPMEIALLKAGLGAGWPRADLLQSMPEEREEAFDPDVMMMATFHKVNGQYLVAVKGAPEAVLEVCTRMRTGEGDTELNKETRERWLDANGRMAEEGLRVLAVATKHTESRDEKPYENLVFLGLLGLVDPPRKDVAGAIQACREAGIRVIMVTGDQPVTARYIGSVLNLTDEDGTGVIHGKDIGDPDELSQDQRNRLLQASIFARVSPKQKLDLIALHQKNGAIVAMTGDGINDAPALKKADIGVAMGRRGTQVAREAADVVLKDDAFKSIVVAVQQGRAIFDNIRKFILFLLSGNVGEVMIVAFALLAGAPLPLLPLQILYLNMIGDVFPALALGVGEGDSSKMNRPPRDSKEPILTRGHWIAIGGYGFLISACVLVAFYIALASLEMDTDKAVTVSFLTLAFARLWHVFNMRDKGSRLIRNDVTRNPFVWGALGLCSALLVAAVYLPGISTALQMAPPGISGWGVIFGMSLIPLFIGQTVKQIRS; from the coding sequence ATGACGAATAATTCAGAACACTCCTTGAAAGCACCCTGGGCATCCCCCTGGGAAGAGGTGGCCGAGGCGCTGAGGGTTTCTGCGGATAAAGGCCTGGGGCCTGCGGAGGTGAAAAAGCGGCGGAGCCGGGCCGGACCCAATCTTCTCAAGACCACCCCTAAAAAATCCGCATGGGTGATCCTGTGGAACCAGGGCAAAAACCCCATTGTGGCCCTCCTGGTGCTGGCTGCGGGCCTTTCATTTTCCTTCGGCCGCTTGCTGGAAGGCGTCTCCATCGCCATAGCCATTGTGATCAACGGTCTCATCGGGTTTTTTACGGAACTGAAGGCGGTCCGGTCTATGGAGGCGCTTCATCGCATGGGTCACGCCACGGCCAAGGTCCTCCGGGAAGGAGAACTTCGGGAAATCCCAGGAAGGGATCTCGTCCCCGGCGACATCGCTCACCTGGAGGCCGGAGACGTGGTCTCCGCCGATCTGCGGCTTTTTGAGGCATCCAGACTTCAGACCAATGAGTCTTCCCTCACGGGTGAATCCATGGCAATTTCCAAAGAGATCTCCCAGCTGGAGAAGGACACGCCGTTGGCCGAACGACGCAACATGGTCTTTAAGGGGACTGCGGTAACCATTGGCTCCGGACGGGGAATCGTGACCGCCACGGGGATGCAGACCGAGTTGGGCAGCATCGCCTCTATGGCCCAGGAGGCTGAAGAGGAACTGACCCCCCTGGAGAAACGTCTCAACAGCCTGGCCTACCGGCTCATCTGGATTACCCTGGCCATTGCGGCATTATTGATCGTCACCGGTCTGATTGCTCAAAGGGAGATTCTCCTCATTATCGAGACATCCATCGCCCTTGCCGTTGCGGCCATTCCCGAGGGGCTGCCGATTGTCGCCACGGTTGCCCTGGCCAGGGGGATGTGGCGGATGTCTCGCCGCAATGCATTGATAAACCGCCTCTCTGCCGTGGAGACCCTGGGCGCCACAAACATCATATGTACCGACAAGACGGGTACGTTGACGGAAAACCGAATGACCCTTTCTCAGCTCCTCCTGCCGTCAAAACATCGGAATGAAATAGAGGAAATCGAGATCCGGGGGACAGCGGGGGAAGATTTCCGATTTCTGTCAGGCGATCAGGAAGTGGATCCTTCCGATGATACTGTATTACGGGAGGCCCTGCAGGTGGGGGTCCTCTGTAACAATGCGGACCTGGGGCGGCAATCCTCCGGAGAAAACGGGGACGGGGTGGGGGATCCGATGGAGATTGCGCTCCTCAAAGCCGGCCTGGGCGCGGGATGGCCCCGGGCCGACCTGCTCCAGTCCATGCCCGAGGAACGGGAAGAGGCCTTTGACCCGGACGTTATGATGATGGCCACATTTCATAAGGTCAACGGCCAATATCTCGTGGCCGTGAAGGGGGCGCCCGAGGCGGTGCTGGAGGTGTGCACCCGAATGCGAACCGGAGAGGGAGATACGGAACTGAACAAGGAAACGCGGGAAAGATGGCTGGATGCCAACGGACGGATGGCCGAAGAAGGTCTCAGGGTACTGGCTGTGGCAACCAAGCATACGGAATCGAGGGATGAGAAACCGTATGAGAATCTCGTCTTCCTCGGCCTTCTCGGCCTCGTGGACCCGCCGCGGAAAGATGTGGCGGGCGCTATTCAGGCCTGTCGGGAGGCCGGCATCCGCGTAATCATGGTTACCGGGGATCAGCCGGTGACGGCGAGGTATATCGGTTCCGTGCTGAACCTGACGGACGAAGATGGAACCGGGGTGATCCACGGTAAAGATATAGGAGATCCGGATGAGCTTTCCCAGGATCAACGCAATAGACTCTTACAGGCGTCTATTTTCGCCAGGGTGAGTCCAAAACAGAAGCTGGACCTGATTGCGCTTCATCAGAAAAACGGCGCTATCGTGGCGATGACAGGCGACGGGATTAATGATGCGCCTGCCCTTAAGAAGGCGGACATCGGCGTGGCCATGGGGAGGCGGGGGACACAGGTGGCACGGGAGGCCGCAGATGTTGTATTGAAGGATGACGCGTTCAAGTCCATTGTGGTGGCTGTTCAGCAGGGACGGGCCATCTTCGACAACATCCGGAAATTTATTCTGTTTCTCCTCTCAGGCAACGTGGGCGAAGTGATGATCGTCGCATTTGCACTGCTGGCCGGGGCGCCTCTGCCCCTCCTGCCGTTACAGATCCTTTATTTGAACATGATCGGCGACGTCTTTCCTGCCCTGGCGCTGGGTGTGGGGGAAGGGGATTCTTCTAAAATGAACCGCCCGCCCCGCGATTCAAAGGAGCCGATTCTTACCCGCGGGCATTGGATCGCCATCGGAGGATACGGGTTCTTGATTTCGGCATGCGTGCTGGTCGCCTTTTACATCGCACTTGCCTCGCTGGAGATGGACACGGACAAGGCAGTAACCGTGTCTTTTCTAACCCTGGCATTTGCCAGGCTCTGGCACGTGTTCAACATGAGAGATAAGGGATCCCGTCTCATACGCAACGACGTCACACGGAATCCCTTTGTGTGGGGGGCATTGGGACTCTGTTCTGCGTTGCTGGTTGCAGCCGTCTATCTTCCAGGCATTTCCACAGCACTCCAGATGGCGCCCCCCGGCATATCGGGATGGGGGGTCATCTTCGGGATGAGCCTGATCCCCCTTTTCATCGGACAGACCGTGAAACAAATAAGGAGCTAG
- a CDS encoding DUF5752 family protein has product MSNPEIPPFSIKDCALIAIASGKRAQNLRELREHLRSIDPGSIYYHFWGGLLRPRFNDPEYHNDFAHWVAHSLNNKSLAERLAVIDPTTFGSMELIRTELIETIEDSLDEIAFPTWAKRDDQFEFIQHQIVVFDTRMTANTPEDFLHIMPGISVGSIFYHFIDARRRSLNSLDDFQNWLMNSGEEYQVLCRMINDICPYFTSLRKLREELAKVFETYFQKEEL; this is encoded by the coding sequence TTGAGTAATCCCGAAATACCTCCCTTTTCCATCAAGGATTGTGCATTAATTGCCATTGCCTCCGGAAAAAGGGCTCAAAATTTGCGAGAACTGCGAGAGCACTTGCGGTCTATCGATCCCGGAAGCATCTATTATCATTTCTGGGGCGGTTTGCTGAGGCCTCGTTTTAATGATCCCGAATACCATAACGACTTTGCCCATTGGGTGGCCCACAGCCTTAACAACAAGAGCCTTGCGGAAAGGCTGGCGGTTATAGATCCCACGACATTCGGATCAATGGAACTGATCAGAACGGAACTTATCGAAACAATCGAAGACAGCCTGGATGAAATCGCCTTTCCCACCTGGGCCAAAAGAGATGATCAATTCGAGTTCATTCAGCACCAGATTGTCGTCTTTGATACCAGGATGACAGCCAACACCCCGGAAGATTTCCTCCATATCATGCCCGGGATATCCGTCGGATCGATATTTTACCATTTTATCGATGCGAGACGCCGAAGTCTCAACTCTCTGGATGATTTTCAAAATTGGCTGATGAATTCCGGAGAGGAGTATCAGGTGCTATGCCGGATGATCAATGACATATGTCCTTATTTTACCTCCTTGAGAAAATTGCGTGAGGAGCTGGCAAAGGTTTTCGAGACCTATTTTCAGAAAGAGGAATTGTGA
- a CDS encoding glycosyltransferase, protein MKESSLLEKYAEIAGRDVIEHLRQLARPLKGLRLVHVNATRMGGGVAEILQKMVPLMQELGIETRWEVITGESAFYQCTKSFHNAIQGNQVSIPESYLTIYEETNAETAEKLREPLEDADFVIVHDPQPAALIKHFPNRRGKWVWRCHVDASKPFRPVWRYLSNFVSEYDASIFSISSFAQQLPHPAYIIAPSIDPLHEKNIQLSQEEIRAVQNRFEIDPERPMILQVSRYDRFKDPLGVIHAFQLAKKFVAPLQLVLAGGGATDDPEGEEVLQEVRLAAVDNPDIHVLLLPGDAFRTINALQRCADIVIQKSTKEGFGLTVTEGMWKKKPVIGGDTGGIRLQVVNHYTGFLVNTPEGAALRIRYLFHNREIMDRIGETAKEFVRENFLITRQLREYLTLILALFNGKSERIELD, encoded by the coding sequence GTGAAAGAGAGCAGCCTGCTTGAAAAATATGCAGAGATCGCGGGGAGGGATGTCATTGAGCATTTACGGCAGCTGGCCCGGCCTTTGAAAGGACTCCGTCTGGTGCACGTTAACGCGACCCGGATGGGAGGAGGTGTTGCCGAAATATTGCAGAAGATGGTGCCCCTGATGCAGGAGCTTGGCATCGAAACCCGGTGGGAAGTCATCACCGGCGAAAGCGCCTTTTATCAATGTACGAAGAGCTTTCATAATGCCATCCAGGGGAATCAGGTCAGTATACCTGAAAGTTATCTCACGATATACGAAGAGACCAATGCAGAAACAGCCGAAAAGCTGAGAGAGCCATTGGAAGACGCCGATTTTGTTATTGTTCACGACCCGCAACCCGCTGCCTTGATCAAACATTTTCCAAACCGCAGGGGGAAATGGGTCTGGCGATGCCATGTGGATGCCAGCAAGCCCTTCAGGCCGGTGTGGCGATATCTGAGCAACTTCGTCTCAGAATATGATGCAAGCATATTTTCCATCTCAAGTTTCGCCCAGCAACTCCCGCACCCTGCATATATTATCGCCCCGAGCATCGATCCGCTGCACGAGAAAAATATTCAATTATCCCAGGAAGAAATCAGAGCCGTACAGAACCGGTTTGAAATCGACCCTGAAAGGCCGATGATTCTCCAGGTTTCTCGTTACGATCGATTTAAGGATCCCCTCGGCGTCATTCACGCGTTTCAGCTTGCAAAGAAATTTGTTGCCCCCTTGCAGCTGGTACTTGCGGGAGGAGGGGCCACAGATGATCCCGAAGGGGAAGAAGTCTTGCAGGAGGTCCGATTGGCTGCCGTGGATAATCCGGATATTCACGTGCTCCTCCTGCCCGGGGACGCATTCCGTACGATCAACGCCCTTCAACGCTGCGCAGACATTGTCATACAGAAATCCACTAAAGAAGGTTTTGGGCTGACGGTCACCGAAGGCATGTGGAAGAAAAAACCGGTGATAGGAGGGGATACCGGGGGGATTCGGTTACAGGTGGTAAATCATTACACGGGGTTTTTGGTAAACACGCCTGAAGGTGCCGCGCTCCGGATTCGATATCTTTTCCACAACCGAGAGATCATGGACAGGATCGGAGAGACGGCAAAGGAGTTTGTACGTGAGAATTTCCTCATTACACGGCAATTAAGGGAATATCTGACCTTGATTCTCGCCCTTTTCAACGGTAAATCGGAACGCATTGAACTCGATTAA
- a CDS encoding trehalose-6-phosphate synthase, with the protein MSDLVIISNRGPFSFSETFLKDARNSLKTGKLPDSPEFGAGGLVQAMSGLLKPGAWTTTWIGASLGDRDIDVARGHYTRLFNRMTKAGIAPKHFPHIEIEPDNRMRFRYQNYDFYMRFVLFDTRHMHSYYSNFANGFLWPLLHLTRAPLFYKKTGVFPRPFFEKNDFVQYTSSAVTFANTIVDEIRKSRELWEEGDDVVVWNQDYHLMQIAEISNLLLKEGGLSSEINRRIHVGQFMHTPFFNIHEIQGLIREDKRKRVKTQIYEPFGESVESVLQKLTWGLLANDFIGFHTKEFCDHYLEALEEWFPVEIRINDQSYEIFHQDRVTTIMPIPIGLDVDNILAEVSAKNKLNYRLGRESLYRKIKHDRKQNKYIFGGLERCDYTKGLVERLDIFYHAFQKLKGLKKDAHFYQVSIPSRMDNPHYQYLNTVLSEEVSKMNAKLPGAPITHIDKGIPSPQNYRFMKEVDAMLVTPLEDGMNLVAFEYILSQKYKRPGDRGILVLGTSGASRVLTQKGFGEEDGIVYANPFKPKIAGEKTAQALVNGRHISDRIISYVENERRIDDWAEKNIHAILNCRKTA; encoded by the coding sequence ATGAGCGACCTGGTCATTATTTCAAACAGGGGGCCCTTCAGCTTTTCAGAAACGTTTCTTAAGGACGCCCGGAATTCTCTGAAGACAGGGAAACTCCCGGACTCGCCCGAGTTCGGAGCCGGGGGTCTGGTTCAGGCAATGTCCGGGCTTTTGAAACCGGGCGCCTGGACCACCACATGGATTGGCGCCTCATTGGGCGACAGGGATATCGATGTTGCCAGAGGTCATTATACGCGGTTATTCAATAGGATGACCAAGGCCGGGATTGCCCCGAAACACTTTCCCCACATCGAGATTGAACCCGACAACAGGATGCGTTTCAGATATCAGAATTATGATTTTTACATGCGGTTCGTCTTGTTCGACACGCGGCATATGCACAGTTATTACAGCAACTTCGCCAATGGCTTCCTCTGGCCTCTCTTACACCTTACCCGGGCCCCCCTCTTTTACAAGAAGACCGGTGTGTTTCCCAGGCCATTTTTTGAAAAGAACGATTTCGTGCAGTATACAAGCAGTGCCGTCACCTTTGCCAACACCATCGTCGATGAGATTCGAAAGAGCAGAGAACTCTGGGAAGAAGGAGATGACGTTGTGGTTTGGAATCAGGACTATCACCTGATGCAAATTGCCGAGATTTCCAATTTATTGCTTAAGGAGGGGGGACTTTCGAGTGAGATCAACAGGAGAATCCATGTGGGTCAGTTCATGCACACCCCCTTTTTCAATATTCATGAAATCCAGGGGCTCATTCGGGAAGACAAGAGAAAAAGGGTCAAGACTCAGATTTATGAGCCCTTCGGGGAATCCGTTGAAAGTGTATTGCAGAAATTGACCTGGGGTCTGCTTGCCAATGATTTTATCGGGTTTCACACCAAGGAATTCTGCGATCACTACCTGGAGGCACTTGAAGAATGGTTTCCCGTCGAAATCCGGATAAATGATCAATCCTATGAAATCTTTCACCAGGATCGGGTGACCACCATCATGCCGATACCCATCGGTCTGGATGTGGATAATATCCTTGCCGAGGTTTCGGCAAAGAACAAATTGAATTATAGATTAGGGAGAGAGAGCCTCTATCGGAAAATCAAACATGACAGAAAACAGAACAAATATATCTTTGGCGGTCTTGAGAGGTGTGATTATACCAAGGGGCTGGTGGAGCGGTTGGACATCTTCTATCATGCATTCCAAAAATTGAAAGGGTTAAAGAAGGATGCCCATTTTTATCAGGTATCGATCCCGAGCAGGATGGATAACCCCCATTATCAATACCTCAATACCGTACTGAGCGAAGAGGTTTCGAAAATGAATGCGAAACTGCCGGGCGCTCCGATCACCCATATCGACAAAGGGATACCCTCGCCTCAGAACTATCGGTTTATGAAGGAAGTCGATGCCATGCTCGTCACCCCCCTTGAAGACGGGATGAACCTGGTCGCTTTTGAATATATCCTGTCGCAGAAGTACAAACGTCCCGGGGATCGGGGCATCCTTGTTCTGGGCACGAGCGGCGCGTCCAGGGTATTGACCCAGAAGGGCTTTGGAGAAGAAGACGGGATTGTGTATGCAAACCCCTTTAAACCCAAAATAGCCGGAGAGAAGACCGCACAGGCCCTGGTTAACGGCCGGCATATATCCGATAGGATTATCAGCTATGTTGAAAATGAAAGAAGGATTGACGACTGGGCCGAAAAAAACATCCATGCCATTCTGAATTGTCGAAAAACAGCGTGA
- a CDS encoding GNAT family N-acetyltransferase yields the protein MNESAVKIRLMKADDFDAVVEIDEKILKASRPEYYESKFEKLFKSKDYLPASLVAEDEDGKVVGFVMGEIYMGEYGIFQEEARLDTIGVDPGCQHTGIGEQLMNEFMDHLKSVGVHKVNTLVDWNNSNLIRFFSANRFSPSKTINLERSF from the coding sequence ATGAACGAGAGCGCTGTCAAAATTCGACTCATGAAGGCCGACGATTTCGACGCTGTGGTGGAGATCGACGAGAAGATACTCAAGGCCTCCAGGCCCGAGTATTATGAATCAAAGTTTGAAAAGCTTTTCAAGTCCAAGGATTACCTCCCGGCTTCCCTTGTGGCTGAAGATGAAGACGGGAAGGTGGTGGGGTTTGTCATGGGGGAGATTTACATGGGCGAGTATGGTATTTTTCAGGAAGAAGCCAGACTGGATACCATCGGCGTCGACCCCGGCTGCCAGCATACGGGAATCGGCGAGCAGTTGATGAACGAGTTCATGGATCATTTGAAAAGCGTCGGCGTTCACAAAGTAAACACCCTGGTCGACTGGAATAATTCAAACCTGATCCGCTTCTTCAGCGCGAACCGATTCAGCCCGTCCAAGACCATTAACCTGGAACGAAGCTTTTGA